From the Actinomycetota bacterium genome, the window CCAGCTCGAACCCACCATCCGCCAGGCGCTCCACGACCTCGTCGGGGTGGTAGCCGCCGTTGTTCGTGAGCAGCAGGAGCGGTTTGCCGGTGGCCCGGATGGCCTTCAGGCCGTCGATAGCGCCCGGGATCAGGACCTCGCCCCGCCACACGACGCCGTCGAGGTCGATGGCAAAGGCGTTGTACTCCTCCAGGAGGTGGGCGGCGCTGCCGAGCTCGGCTCCGTTCGGAGAGGTCATGAGGCCAGCCGGTCGAGCGCCCTGCGGTAGTCCTGGGAGTCCGGCTTCATGGCGATTGCGATCTTCAGCAGCCCGGCGGCGCGTGCTTTGTCGCCCAGGCGGGCCCGGCACAGGGCCAGGCCGAAGTACGGGTAGTGGTCTGCAGGGTTAAGCTCCATAGCTCTTTCGAACTCCTCGCCGGCTCGCTGGGTCTCTCCGATGTTGTACAGCGCCCGGGCCAGCGCCTCCCGCACCGAGCCCTTTTCGGGCTCCAGCTCGCAGGCTGTCTGGAGCACCAGGGCGGCCTGGTGGTTGCGGCGCGCAGCCAGGTGCTCCATGCCCCTGGTCCAAAGCTCATACGCGTCTTTGGCGTTCATATATCAACTATAGGATCAGCGCCGGTTGCTCCGCTGGTTTCCCGGCAACCGCACTAACTCTCAAAGCCGTGATAAAAACCAGTGGTGCCCCGTATCTTCGGCTTTCGAGCCCTCCGCTACTCCCCCGGCTCCGATCTGGAACTGGTTTCGGCCCCTCCCTACGACGTGATCGCGCCGGACGAGCGGGACCGCCTGGATGCACTGCACCCCAACAACATCGTCAAGATCACCCTCGGCGCCGAGCAGCCCGGGGACGACGAGTCGGCCAACCGCTACACCCGGGCAGCGTCGCTTTTGAAGGAGTGGCTGACCTCCGGGGTGTTCGTCGTGGACGACGCGCCGCACCTCTACCTGTACCGGTCAGACTTCACCGCCGAAGGCCAGCCCCGCTCGACCGCGGGGATCGTCGCCGCGCTGGAGCTTGAGGAGCTCGGGGAAGGCGGCGTTTTCGGGCACGAAAAGACCCGGCCCGGTCCCAAAGCGGACCGGCTGGCGCTGATGCGCACAACCGCGGCGAACATGGAGCCGCTGTGGTTCTTCGCCTCGGGGGCGATGGACGGATTCAAGGAGCTGGTCGAGGAACTTGAGCAGATGGCGCCCCTGGCCGACGTCACCGACCCGCAGGGCGTCCGGCACCGGGCCTGGCAGCTTTCGGGCGACCAGGCGGCGGCCATGACCAAGGTCGTCGGCGACACCCCGCTGGTGGTGGCGGACGGTCACCACCGCTACGAGACCTCTCTGACCTACCGCAACGAGCGCCGGGCGACCGACGGAGCCGGGCCGTGGGACTCCACGCTGGCGATCATCTCGGACCCGGTGCAGTTTGCCCCGGCCCTGTCGGCGATCCACCGGCTGGTCTCAAACCTGTCCGCCTCCCAGATCGCCGGCCTGGAGCCGTTCGAAGGCACCTTCGGTGAACTTGAGCAGGCCGTCGAGGAGTCCGGTCCCGGGACCATAGGGGTTGCCTCAACCGAGGGCCGCTGGACGGTTAAGGCGACCGGCGAGGTGGACACGGTGTGGCTGGCCGACCAGATCCTCGAGCCGAACCGGGCGGAGGTCACCTACGAGCACGACCCCCGCATCGTCGAGGCGGGGGTGGCCAAGGGGGAACTGGCGTTCCTGATGGCGCCGGTGCCGGTCGGGCTGGTGGCGAAGAAGGCTCTCGCCGGTGTTCGCCTCCCCCCGAAAACCACCCTTTTCTGGCCCAAACCCCGCACCGGCCTGCTGATGAGGGACATGGAATCGGATCGATAGATTTTGGGTGAGCCCGTCCAGGTTCTGGACACCCGCTGGCCGCAGGTCCCAACTGCAAATCAACGCCCCGATAGCCGGAGCCCGAACCCTTTCTGAAACTTCGTGGGTCTTGGAGGGATGTCACCCCTTCGGTGGCCGATTCAGAAATGAGACGCGCCACGAGCCGGCGCTTGGCTCCCCAGCCGCGTTGGAGCGACTCGATTAGAAGCTGAAGCCTTCCGGGTGCGGGAGGAGTCCAGCGCCGCCGAGGACCGGATCGGCCGGGCCGCCCCTCCGACCAGGAGGAGCGCCTTCGAAGCCTGACCAAGCGCCAAGCTGAGATCAAGCTGGCCGTAACCGCAGGAGGAGCCGGCGCCGGCACACCTGCGTCGCAGCCTGAACTGGGATCGGGGCAGCGAGATGCCGGACACGTTGAATTCACGGTCGGCTCGGGAGTTTGGAGTTGACCCCTCAACTCCAGTTCAGGTCTACTTTTGCGATCCGCACAGCCCGTGGCAGCGGGGGAGCGAACGAGAAAACCAACGGGCTGCTTCGCCAGTACCTTGGCAAATCCCAGGATCTTCGCCAGCTCTCCCAGGCCGACCTCGATCTCATTGCCGACGAGATGAACGGCCGGCCCCGCAAGACCCTTGGCTGGAGCACTCCCGCTCAGACAATGAATCGGGTGCTCGAGAAGAGCCAATCAACCGCTTCCACTGAGCCGGATGTGGAAGACTCGCCAGGCGGTGTTACTTCGACCCCTTGAATCGCCAACGTTATGGTAGTTCAACTAGTGAGTACCTCGCCTACTGGCTCGGGAAGGCTCGTAAGAACGCCCCAGCCTTAAATCAAAAGTAGGCCAACGCTCCCATGACCAAGGTCGCACCGAGCATGAAGAAATGTTGGACAAGGAGGAACCTTTGTCGATCTCTAGACTCTTCCATAGCGTTTGCCCGTGCGATCATGGCAACTTCGGCGACCAGAAGGCCAACACACGCTGCTCGTACCGGTAGCGACGACGTCGCAAAGAAGTAGAACGTCAATGCGCACCCGAAAAGTACGAGACCTTGCAATGTCTGGGTCAGTAATCGTGTTCTGTTCTTAAGAACGCGCACAGCTAGCTCCCGTCTTCTTGCGTTTGCCACCTGAAATCGTGGCAGGTGGGCGATCATTCGACGGCTGTATATTTGCAGTAGGCGTCCACCCCGGTACCAATCACGATGCCGGCGGCGGCTAACGTGCTGACTGCCTCGGCCCATTTCACTATCTGTGGAAAGTTGGCAGGTCGGGGAGTCACGATCTCCCCTTGGGTCTTAAGTATCTTGGTGTGAAAGGCGGCCGCCGCAACTTTGATAACGTTAAATCCTACTTGTCTTCTGGTGTCTTTCCAACCGCCTTTGCCGTGCAAGGCATCAACGGCCGAAGTGTATAACCCGTAAATGCCTGCATATTCTGCAAACTTAGCGACCACCGGCCCACAGGCCAGGCCAGAAAGATCCTGAGCATTTATCGGGTCCCCATAAACGTAGGAGTATGAGTTTGCACATCCACCTCGTATCGGATCGACCTGCAGGAAACGAGCAAAGGCTGGATGATAGTATCTCTCTCCGAAGTGATAGAGGCCTGTGGACGAATCTAAGTACCCGCCCATCCACCGCCAAGGGTTGGCCGGAGCCGTTCCGTTGATCCCTGTTTCAGTTGCATGGGCCCCGAACGGGTCGTATGTGTACTTGGCTCGCTGGTTTCCTCCGGAGTCCATCTGTCCGATGACGGATCCTAGGCCGTCGAAGTAGTAGTAGAAGGTCTGCCCGCTGCTCAGCTTCTGGTAGACCAGATTCCCCGACGGTTCACGGACGTAGCTTGTTAAGGCGCTGCCGGTCGTCTCCGTCTGC encodes:
- a CDS encoding tetratricopeptide repeat protein, whose protein sequence is MNAKDAYELWTRGMEHLAARRNHQAALVLQTACELEPEKGSVREALARALYNIGETQRAGEEFERAMELNPADHYPYFGLALCRARLGDKARAAGLLKIAIAMKPDSQDYRRALDRLAS
- a CDS encoding DUF1015 domain-containing protein; this encodes MPRIFGFRALRYSPGSDLELVSAPPYDVIAPDERDRLDALHPNNIVKITLGAEQPGDDESANRYTRAASLLKEWLTSGVFVVDDAPHLYLYRSDFTAEGQPRSTAGIVAALELEELGEGGVFGHEKTRPGPKADRLALMRTTAANMEPLWFFASGAMDGFKELVEELEQMAPLADVTDPQGVRHRAWQLSGDQAAAMTKVVGDTPLVVADGHHRYETSLTYRNERRATDGAGPWDSTLAIISDPVQFAPALSAIHRLVSNLSASQIAGLEPFEGTFGELEQAVEESGPGTIGVASTEGRWTVKATGEVDTVWLADQILEPNRAEVTYEHDPRIVEAGVAKGELAFLMAPVPVGLVAKKALAGVRLPPKTTLFWPKPRTGLLMRDMESDR